In Kaistella faecalis, a genomic segment contains:
- a CDS encoding phospholipase D-like domain-containing protein: MNTKSTLFTLLISLFSSICFGQTTIKEKDYTITYNPDHIAVTFDENVSFEAFNTKYFTQKAVQADSTRQYTYIIKDIQPAEFITFQYSLKDGNATDYWYATLAAPSASTGVMNVYFNHVVSTSVSQYQPAQNLGNTLDDMLISYINATQSTLDIAIYNSYSSSSTTGIAGAINNAYNRGVNVRVIYDGSTGSQMIPLLNASIPKLASPTSSDYGIMHNKFVVFDADSSDPNRPWVWSGSTNWTAVQIDGPDKNNAIAIQDQALAQAYKMEFEEMWGSSGLNPNTSASKFGPYKTNNTPHIFNIGGKVVKNYFSPSDAVTSQIINVINSADSDIEVATMLITRDDIRDALINKYNYGLATVQGVFDTQNPSGNDIPALKSAIGANKMVQYGGAGVMHHKFMLVDNFNAASDPIVLTGSHNWSTSAETRNDENTLIIHDKTIVDQYYQAFHYLYLEAGGTLAISENASNTKKVMLYPNPTDGPVYFKVDGTLLNAHGNISVFNVVGSKIMERSFNNMRNSSIDLSNYPKGIYFLNITVGDLKYQAKVLRQ; this comes from the coding sequence ATGAATACAAAATCTACTTTATTTACTCTGCTGATAAGTTTGTTTTCCTCCATATGTTTTGGTCAAACTACCATTAAAGAGAAGGATTACACAATCACTTACAATCCCGACCATATTGCGGTAACGTTCGATGAGAATGTTTCATTTGAGGCGTTCAATACAAAATATTTTACCCAAAAGGCAGTTCAGGCCGACAGTACCAGGCAGTACACTTACATCATAAAGGATATACAGCCTGCGGAATTTATAACCTTCCAGTATTCTCTGAAAGACGGAAATGCTACCGATTACTGGTACGCTACACTTGCAGCACCATCAGCTTCTACCGGTGTAATGAATGTCTATTTTAATCATGTAGTCAGTACTTCTGTTTCACAATATCAGCCGGCACAGAATTTAGGCAATACTTTAGATGATATGCTGATCAGTTATATCAATGCCACCCAAAGTACGCTGGATATAGCAATTTATAACAGCTACTCATCAAGTTCCACTACAGGAATTGCCGGAGCTATTAATAATGCATACAATAGAGGCGTAAACGTTCGTGTCATTTACGACGGCAGTACAGGCAGCCAAATGATCCCGTTATTAAATGCTTCAATTCCGAAACTCGCAAGTCCCACTTCCTCAGACTACGGAATTATGCATAATAAATTTGTCGTGTTTGATGCAGACAGTTCAGATCCTAATCGTCCCTGGGTGTGGTCTGGTTCCACGAACTGGACGGCCGTACAGATTGACGGCCCCGATAAAAATAATGCGATTGCCATTCAGGATCAGGCACTGGCTCAAGCCTATAAGATGGAATTTGAAGAAATGTGGGGATCATCAGGTTTAAATCCTAATACTTCTGCCTCGAAATTCGGTCCATATAAAACAAATAATACCCCTCATATTTTCAATATCGGTGGAAAGGTGGTAAAGAACTATTTCAGTCCATCTGATGCGGTAACCTCCCAGATCATTAATGTAATCAATTCAGCGGACAGCGATATTGAAGTGGCTACCATGTTGATAACCAGAGACGATATAAGAGATGCACTGATTAATAAATACAACTACGGACTGGCTACTGTTCAGGGCGTTTTCGATACCCAAAATCCTTCCGGTAACGATATTCCTGCACTGAAAAGTGCTATCGGTGCCAATAAAATGGTACAATATGGCGGTGCTGGAGTAATGCATCATAAATTCATGCTGGTGGATAATTTTAATGCAGCTTCAGACCCGATTGTCCTTACAGGTTCCCATAACTGGAGTACATCAGCGGAAACCCGTAATGATGAAAACACCCTGATTATCCACGACAAAACAATTGTAGACCAATACTATCAGGCATTCCATTATCTCTACCTGGAAGCTGGCGGAACCTTAGCCATTTCAGAAAATGCTTCGAACACCAAAAAAGTTATGCTTTATCCTAATCCGACTGACGGTCCGGTTTATTTCAAAGTTGATGGAACTCTCCTAAATGCACATGGAAATATTTCAGTATTTAACGTCGTAGGCAGCAAGATCATGGAAAGAAGTTTCAACAATATGCGCAATTCCTCCATTGATCTGAGTAATTATCCGAAAGGAATTTACTTCTTAAACATCACTGTAGGCGATCTGAAATACCAGGCAAAAGTTCTCCGACAATAA